One segment of Ficedula albicollis isolate OC2 chromosome 2, FicAlb1.5, whole genome shotgun sequence DNA contains the following:
- the C2H5orf22 gene encoding UPF0489 protein C5orf22 homolog translates to MANLDCSEHCAQLHSGDTAAVKDVALADKVDSFWSTGRTKENKHRGEGLRSKSRNQEDPPYTRRYALLRATGHWHTEKRALGGDTINVCKRLRGGSKEDGCRLLPAVPRNRTRVNGQKLMHRKLNGLHREAVESPSLEIFKSCLHTVLAMCSGMTLLEQGDWTGGRTAVPTDLTHAVPPILTPPPPPHGPGARRGSGAEPAPAGPRSRLPAPRSRLCSAARPRRWKRREVPGAGTGSSPGLRFLIVCAGSPGASVGTAAAHKPSACLPFTAQTPATAVQLRKVLPFIYRAIGSKHLPASNISFVHLDSHPDLLIPVNMPADTVFDKEALFSELSIENWIMPAVYAGHICQVVWLHPRWAQQISEGEHNFLIGKDVSTTTIRVTGTDNYFLSDGLYVPADQLENQKPLNLHVILINPTESSNRREGNGEGASAKRLKLNTDDTASATSASSVAPGGIDHIIPSVKKKEIQNAGALNGPETLAEGSASNCLKNSEYPIRDIVKDVCQVLQKGDAYVLDIDLDFFSVKNPFKEMYTQTEYELLQELYNFKKPHKNATEEDLLDCVENRVHQLEDLEAAFADLCDSDDEETLQKWASYPGMKPLIQLVHSLKTRMESPDYEMVHQAGLTCDYVELPHHVSTEDEIEGLIQSIKVLLTDLPKPTLVTVARSSLDDYCPSEQVDIIQEKVLNLLRSVYGSLDVQLDYSSTSSSS, encoded by the exons CTGCATTCCGGGGACACTGCAGCTGTAAAAGATGTAGCTCTTGCTGACAAAGTGGACAGCTTCTGGTCAACTGGaaggacaaaggaaaataaacacaggggAGAAGGACTCAGATCAAAGAGCAGGAATCAAGAGGACCCTCCTTACACACGCAGAT ATGCACTGCTGAGAGCAACAGGGCACTGGCACACGGAGaagagagcactgggaggggacaccATCAATGTCTGTAAGCGCCTAAGAGGCGGCAGCAAAGAGGATGGATGCAGGCTCTTGCCGGCGGTGCCGCGCAACAGGACGAGAGTGAAcgggcagaaactgatgcacaggaagctGAATGGACTccacagagaggctgtggagtccccctcactggagatattcaaaagctGTCTGCACACAGTTCTGGCCATGTGCTCGGGaatgaccctgctggagcagggagattGGACGGGAGGACGCACTGCGGTCCCTACCGACCTGACCCATGCAGTCCCACCCATCCTCACCCCACCGCCGCCTCCCCACGGCCCGGGGGCGCGGAGAGGGAGCGGCGCTGAGCCAGCCCCGGCCGGGCCCCGCTCCCGGCTCCCGGCCCCCCGCTCCCGGCTCTGCTCGGCCGCacggcccc GCAGGTGGAAGCGAAGGGAGGTGCCCGGTGCGGGCACCGGGAGCTCCCCGGGACTGCGCTTTCTCATCGTGTGTGCGGGATCTCCGGGCGCTTCTGTGGGAACGGCAGCCGCACACAAACCCTCAGCCTGCCTTCCCTTCACTGCTCAAACACCAGCGACCGCAGTGCAGTTGAGAAAG GTGCTGCCTTTCATCTATCGTGCCATTGGTTCAAAGCATCTTCCTGCCAGTAACATCAGTTTTGTTCATCTTGATTCCCATCCAGACCTTCTTATTCCTGTGAATATGCCTGCAGACACCGTATTTGACAAAGAAGCTCTTTTTAG TGAATTAAGTATTGAAAACTGGATTATGCCTGCTGTTTATGCTGGCCATATTTGCCAAGTAGTGTGGCTTCACCCACGCTGGGCTCAGCAGATCTCAGAAGGGGAACACAATTTTCTGATTGGGAAAGATGTATCAACAACAACGATCAG GGTTACAGGCACAGATAATTACTTCTTAAGTGATGGTCTTTATGTTCCTGCTGATCAGCTAGAAAACCAGAAGCCTTTAAATTTGCACGTCATTCTCATCAATCCTACTGAATCATCAAACAGGCGTGAAGGAAATGGTGAAGGAGCATCTGCTAAAAGACTGAAGCTAAATACAGATGACACAGCAAGTGCCACTTCTGCCTCTTCAGTGGCTCCTGGTGGCATTGATCACATCATCCCGAgtgtgaagaaaaaggaaatacaaaatgcaGGTGCCCTGAATGGGCCAGAAACCTTGGCAGAGGGCTCAGCTTCAAACTGTCTCAAAAACAGTGAATACCCAATAAGGGACATTGTTAAAGATGTGTGCCAAGTACTGCAGAAAGGGGATGCATATGTTTTGGACATCgacttagattttttttcagttaaaaatccttttaagGAAATGTACACACAG acaGAATATGAACTCTTGCAAGAGTTGTACAATTTCAAGAAGCCACATAAAAATGCAACAGAG GAAGATTTGCTGGATTGTGTTGAAAACCGTGTTCATCAGCTGGAAGATCTGGAAGCAGCATTTGCGGATTTGTGTGACAGTGATGACGAAGAAACCCTACAGAAATGGGCTTCATATCCTGG AATGAAGCCACTCATTCAACTAGTTCACAGTTTGAAAACCAGGATGGAGAGCCCAGACTATGAAATG GTCCATCAAGCTGGTCTGACCTGTGATTATGTGGAGCTTCCTCACCATGTTAGCACTGAAGATGAGATTGAAGGCCTCATACAATCCATTAAAGTTCTGCTGACAGATCTACCCAAGCCCACACTGGTGACAGTTGCTCG ctcaAGTTTGGATGACTACTGCCCTTCAGAGCAGGTTGACATAATTCAAGAGAAGGTTCTCAATTTACTACGTTCAGTGTATGGTTCACTGGATGTGCAGTTAGATTACTCAAGCACTTCATCTTCTTCATGA